The Suncus etruscus isolate mSunEtr1 chromosome 15, mSunEtr1.pri.cur, whole genome shotgun sequence genome contains the following window.
GCTACTCTGAACCCCGTCCCTCTCTCTTGTCCCACCTCcaaaggttaattttttttattaagaaaatgcatcatacaGTTGACATACCTGatcataattcatttgtttcaagataaagggaaagtgaagttattgagaaaaaaaatagatgtttttgtttttgtttgagagccacactGGGTAGGTGTCAaggcagggatcactcttggccgtgctctgggaccctatgggatgccagtgatccaaCCCAAgtggctgcctgcaaagcaaataaatgtccaccacgctgtgctatcgctccctccctcatatttcttaatttttctgttttgtctttctcCACCTCCTTATCTCTCTCTAGCCGGTAAGGCTGTTTGCCACCCTTTAGAAGAGGTTTTCAGAAAGTTGCATCCATGCCAAGGATCAGGCTAGAAGAGTAGATAGGAATCTGGTAACCTTAGCAATTCCCAGGAGAGAAAAACTGGGTGAAGGGTAGAGGCCGCCCAGAGTTTATCTTTGTCACACTTGGGAGCTTTGGAATTGGGGGAAATCAGTGAAACTTTGGCCCCACAGTAACAGAACCGTGACGTGAACTCGGGCTTTTAATGTTTTTGGGGAACTGCTTTGCAGAAGCAGTAAGCAGGTTGCAGTTAATTTTGCTGGCAGGAACAAGAAGCAGAAACTcccgatatgaagctcaccacaaagagtggtgagtgcagttaagagaaataacaacacgtacaactatggtgacagtgtgaataagagaagtagaatgcctgtctcaaatacagatggggggaggagggagactggggacattggtgactggtgaaggggagtgttcttttgggggggggcgttctatttatgactgaaaccaactacaatcatgtttgtaatcaaggtgattaaataaagataatattttttttaaattccgagtcagtcacatgcaaagcaaatgcccttcctactgtattatctttttagTCCTCCAAAACTTTTAttcgggggtcacacccagtggcattcaggcgttactcctgtttctgcactcagaaatcactcctggcaggctcaggggtccaccTGGAATGGTAAGGAAAAATGCATTACCTCTGTGGTATAGTTCTGGCCCCTGTGTCTGCCTATTCTGATGTTATGTGGGGGGCAGTATTGTTCCATGGAGGGTATTACATCCCACAATTCTCAGTGCTTGGACTCAAACACTGGTTAGAAGTTTGTTAGGCACACACCccaactgctgtattatctcccagCCAGATTAGTTCTCTATTTTTTGGTGGACAGAGGGCACACCATCTGTGTGTGTAAGCCCTCAGGGTTtatactggctctgcgctcagggattatcctgggatacaacccaggttggccatgtgcaaagcaaatatcctcctcactatactatttctACCACCTCTCCATTAGGGTTTTTGGGGaatcatacccaatgatgctctgggattctttactcctgcctgtgctctgagactatatgggatgtgaggaATCTAACCTAGATCAGCCGAGtacagggctggtgaggtggcgctagaggtaagatatctgccttgcaagcgctagtcaaggaaggacctcggttcgatccccagtgtcccatatggtccgcccaagccaggggcaatttctgagtgcttagttaggagtaacccctgagcatcaacgggtgtgacccccccaaaaccaaaaaaaaaaccagatcaGCCGACAACTCATTACATCATTCTGACCCTTTAGTTCTtatgttcttgttgttgttgttgctgttattgttgttgttgttttggggccacacctggtgacacccagggttactcctggctatactctcagaaatcgctcctgacttggagaaccatatgggatgccgtgggattgaaccacagtccatcctaggttagcacatgcaaggcaaacgccctaccgctggctACCACCACAGACCCGACCCTTTAGTTCTTGCAACCATTGATGCTTTGCCTTAAGGTGACAATGTCAAGGTTTCTCAAAATCCTGTACCAGCATATCCCTCTTCACTGCAGAATATCCAgagaaggggccgaagagatagcatggaggtagggcacttgccttgcatgcagaaggatggtggttcaaatcctgacatcccatatggtgccctgagcctgccagaagcgatttctgagcatagagccaggagtaaaccctgagccgtgctgggtataacccaaaaaacaaagcaaaacaaaaacaaaaaaaaaaaagaatatccagaGAGACCACATTTTGGCTGTTTATGCATTTGTTTGTCCACACAGATGAGGGATTTGTTGCCATCTTTTGGCTTCTGTGGCTAAGGTGCCTAACAACAGGATGTTGCAATCTTTGTTCCCATCTTTACTTTTAATTCCTCGGGGTTGACCCCTCACCCAGacttgctgggtcatatagaaacTCTAGTTTCCCTTTACTTTCACCCTCCAAACTTTCCATTGCTGCTATTGTATATTAGTGTTTGGATAGTTACATTCCTTGTGACACTGGGATCCCCTGtctatgtcagggatctaacttTTAGCTTCACTGAGTCGCAAGCCCAGTCTCCTAGgtttgaattaaataataaaattttagtaaggCCGGAGAGAAATACAATGAAGAGAGCACGTACtatgcatgtggttgacccagttcaatcctcagcatcacatagggTTCTCCccaccaagcaccatcaggagtaattcctgagtgcagagtcaggagtaaccccagagcattggtggatatggcacaaaaacaaagagaaaattttagaTCATAGGGCCAGACTAATAGGTAAAGTGTTGCCTcagatgcagccaacctgggttcgatacccagcatccccataaggactcctgagcactatcaggagtggtttttttttgttttgttttcggtttattttttttttggggggggacaccagacagcactcaggggttacacctcactctatattcagaaatcgctcctggcaggctcgggggaccatatgggatgccgggatttgaaccaccatccttctgcaagcaaggcaaatgccctacctccatgctatctctccggcctcaggaatgattttttgagttcagaggcaggagtaagatctaagcaccaccaggtatggacccaaaaaattaatttaaaaaagaacccaACTCCCTCCAAAGGCagctatctctttcttttttttttttttttttgtggtttttgggtcacacccggcagtgctcaggggttattcctggctccaggctcagaaattgctcctggcaggcacgggaggaccatatatgggacgccgggattcgaaccgatgacctcctgcatgagaggcaaacgccttacctccatgctatctctccggcccagctaTCTCTTTCTTTGGGGAGTAGAAAATTACCAAGCATTGTTCAGGGCGGGGAGGTCCCAGGTATTCCCagactttttttatgtttttgtttttgtttttggaccacactcagtggttctccggggttactcctggctatctgctcagaaatagctcctggcaggcacaggggaccatatgggacaccgggattcgaaccaaccacctgggtcagctgcttgcaaggcaaacaccactgtgctatctctccaggcctgaccccagacttttttttttttttttttggtttttgggccacaccctgtgacgctcaggggttactcctggctatgcgctcagaagttgctcctggcttcttaggggaccatatgggacgccgggggatcgaaccgtggtccgtcctaggctagcgcaggcaaggcaggcaccttacctccagcgccaccgcccggccccatacccCAGActtttttatggtttgggggccacacccggtggcactaagggattactcctggctctgacctcagaaatcactcctggcaggctttgggggaccatatgggatgccggggatcaaaccacatccatcctgggtcggctgtgtgcgaggcaaacgccctactgctgtgatatctctttggccccattccCAGACAGATTAATTGGAAAGTTCAATGTTCAGGCCTAATTGCGGGGCAATGTTCAACATATGAGCGCTGGAGGTCACCTGGGCTAACTCCTTATAGTATTTAGAGGGGTATATAGAGCTGAGCATCAAACTCAGTCCTCATGCATGTGATAtactaattttttgggggggtcacaccctgcatcgctcaggggttactcctggctctatgctcagaaatcactcctggcaggctcaggggaccatatgggacgcctggattcgaaccgatgaccttctgcatgaaaggcaaacgccttaccctccatgctatctctccggctccgataTACTAATATCTAACCCCAGAGCTACCTCCTGTCTTACAGAGATCTCAATGCCCTGCCTCCTCCTAGGTTTGCATTCCTGAGCAATACCAGAAAACTCCTGAGGCTGGAGCCATGGTACAGTGggaaagacacttgtcttgcatgcagcccacctggatttgatctccagcatcccatagaatcctcagaaacccaccaggagtaatccctgagtgcagagccaggtatatgCCCTGCgaaccactgggtatgggctGCCCTCTCAAAATATCCCAGCCACGAGAGTCAAAAAGTGAGTCCAccaggtagagcatctgcctgaCATatggaagacctgggtttgatccctggcaccatgtatggtgACCTAagatctgtcaggagtgatccctgagcacagagccaggactaagttctgagcacagcctagtgagatctaaaaacaaaaccaacatatatgggccggagcagtagcacaggggtagggtgtttgccatgcatgaagctgacccaggatggatctgggtttgatccccggcaccccatatggtttcctgagcctgctgaGAGTGATCTACGAGCACAGAGccaatgtaacccctgagcactaccaagtgtggccccaaaaccaaaataataaacaaagaaaaatgccagtcaagggccagagagatagcacagcagtaggatgtttgccttgcacgaggccaactcaggacagaacCGGTTTGATTCATGAcatcccctgaggctgccaggagtgatttctgagcacagagctaggagtaactgctgagtgtgacccaaaaaacaaaagaaaaagaaaaaagatgggcccggagagatagcacagcgtcgtttgccttgcaagcagccgatccagaaccaaaaatggttggttcgaatcccggtgtcccatacatatggtcccccgtgcctgccaggagctatttctgagcagacagccaggagtaacccctgagcactgccgggtgtgacccaaaaaaaaaaaaaaaaaaaaaaaaagaaagaaaaagaaaaagaaaaatgccagcCAAGCCCAAGGTGGGCATACAGAAGGGATAGCCTCAGGCCAAACCCTCAATGCTGGCTTTGTCCTTTCAATCAGTGCTGCCACCACTCTGTACCTATGGCCTTATAACAGGACAAAACATTCTCTCCCATGCCTCAGCTACCAAGTCCTGTTCCAAGTACCAAATACACATAGTTGAGGGTCCCTACAGAATTCTAGTCAACGTTCATTAATAGGGTAGGGCTAGgccgtttgttttgttttattttgtttgtttttgttttttgtgggccatacccagcggtgctcagggattactcctagctctatgctcagaaatcgctcctggcagacttggaggaccatatgggataccaggaatcgaaccctggtctgtcccggatcaactgcatgcaggcaaacgccctatcactgtgctatctctccagccctaatttttatttctttcattaatttttatttgagtttctgggccacacccaactatgctcaggagttccttcttgggcccagagagatagcacagtggcgtttgccttgcaagcatccgatccaggaccaaaggtggttggttcgaatcccggtgtcccatatggtcccccgtgcgtgccaggagctatttctgagcagacagccaggagtaacccctgagcaccgctgggtgtggcccaaaaaccaaaaaaaaaaaaaaaaaaaaaggagttccttctggcactgtgctcagaaatcactcctgtcaatgctcaggagaccctagggggatgccagggatcgaacctaggtttgcaacatgcaaggcaaacgtgctccccactgtgctatcactccagccctgggttAATTTTCTTTAAACAGGGCCATACCGAGCTACTCCTTGATTGAGGGGAACCCTCTGCTGTTTGGAGTAGAATTAAAACTGGACCTCATTCCTTTCTGCAAAGCCTGTGTCCCAGCCTCTCTCAACGGTCTTCCCTGCATCTGACTTGGAGAAGGAGCAGAAGGGAACCTGCCTGGAGTCCTCCCCACTTCCCTAACTAACCCCCACTCCTCCACAACCCCCTCACCCCTGCCGCTGGCCCCCAGTCATTGCTAACAATCGGTTTGGCAGCTTGTGTGGGCTATCTATGATAACCCTGGTATCAGACAAGGCCACATTGAGTGAGGCGCACCAGACAAAACAGGCCTGTTTCCTAATCAGGTCAGCCTGAGCCTGTTACACTCTCTCTTGAAGGTACACCTGCCCCCCTGCATGGGCTGCTCCCCACCCGcaccccttctcttccttccaggATTATGTTATTTTTCCTTGTGGAGACACCTTcgtgctcagaagctacttccTTCGAGCTCAGTATCTGAGTCTCCCTCCAGGCAGTGTTGGAAGACTAAGGGGGAATCTCTGGCTGCATCACACGCACAGCCACACAAGCCCCAGGGGTTTCCCATGAGACCCATTGTGAGTGAAAAGTGGGGTGTCACTGTAGGTCACAATAGGCAGAGTCCAGGTCTCAGGAGGAACTGGAGAAACCCAGAAGCATCTGCATCAGGCTCATGCAAGCACCATTCCTGTAGTTCTTGGTGCCTCCAACACACACCTCGACACCCCAGCACGTAGGTACCAGCCCCTCACAAGCGAGGAACTTAGCTTTCACTAAGAGGTCCTGGGCCACTCTGCTACATCATTATTAGCTTttcggttttttggtttttgtttttgggccacacacggtgacactcgggttactcctggctatgcactcagaaatcgctcctggcttgggacaaggaatcgaaccacggtccctcctaggttatcacctgcaaggcaaataccccactgctctggccccttatctttgtttttatggggggaggcacagccagtagtgctcagagctcactcctcgAGGGTGCTCGGGGGCccccatgggatgccaaggatcagaaCCCGGGTCTactatgcatgcaaggcaagcgcccgcCCTCCCTATCAATCCTGCCCTTATCCATTGTTCTGTAGCCTTTTGGCTCAAAGGGAGCCCACGTGGGTCTGTTTGAACCAAGTGAcccctgccaccccaccccatccccgaaTTCTCCTCTCATCTCCCCAAATTTGcatgtttatctctacttccccACACAGGCCCAGGGCAGGCTGGGTTCCTTGCCATCTCCCCCCCGCCCCATGCTATGGAGCCCGGATGCCTGGCACCCTGGTATGGGGAGGAGGtggccttgggggggggggctggagcaataatagttcAGCgaggagggcgcttgccttgcacgaacgCAGCTGAggcaggttcgattcctggcatctcagatggtccctaGAGCATAGCCTGGAATGATGCCTGCATGCAGAGCAttcaagggtaacccctgagcagtgggGGGAGAGTCTCCCAAccgattaataaattaattaagtaaaaattaattataattttataatttttttcggtttttgggtcacacccagcagtgcacaggggttactcctggctctaggctcagaaattgctcctggcaggctcaggggaccatatgggatgccaggattcgaaccaccaattctctgcatgtaaggcaaagtcttacccccatgctatctcttcggccccataattttataaatttataaaatgttataaaatatagaagTTTACATTTCTATTGTTTTGAATTGGCTTTTGTTGTTCAGTGAAACTTAACTGTTAATAAAAGTGtggttttaactgcaaaataattaattattatgaatttaatcaggggtcctcaaactttttaaacagggggccagttcactgtccctctgaccattggagggtctgactctagtaaaaacaaaacttatgaacgaagtcttatgcacactgcatagatcttattttgcaatgaagaaacaaaacagatacaaatacaatatgtggcccgcgggccatagtttgaggaccactgattttattgatccattaaaataaaattaattaaaattgattaattaattaaaagacaGCCTTGTCCTCTACCTATCCCCCTAACCCCTTTTGCAGCTGGCCCCGGGTTCGAGATGGCCTGCGGGGCCCTCCTGCCCCGGGCACAGTCGGGCCAGGAATTCCTCCGAGCGTCGCACTTCACCCTGGGCCCCGAAGTGCGTTTGCACGCGGACAGCAGACAGGCCACGTCGCACCGCCACTTCCCGCCGCACGCCGCGCACCCCGAGCCTCTCCTGCGCCCCGCGCCGCCGCGCCCGCCCTTCCTGCCCGCGTCCCCTGGGGCCTGGGCGCGCGCGCCGCCCGTGTCCGAGTCGCACTGCGCGTTCCCGTCGCCGCCGCTGCAGCCGCAGGTGGCCCGGCGCGCGCTCGTGCAGGCGCGCACCCGCGCTATGCAAAGCAGCCGCGTGAGCGCGCCGGGGGAGACGGACGCGCGCACCGGCCGGACCGGCACCTCCGTGGCGCATGCGTGCTACCGCTGGCTGCCGGGCTCGCCGCATGCCCGCGAGCTGATCCTGGGCGCGCGCGTCATCTTCGACCGGGACTCGGTGCTCAAGGGCGACCTGTCCAAGCCCTGGCGCCTGCCGTGCACCACGAACCAGGAGTTCTTCCAACCCCATCACTCGTGCCCACAGAGCCGCAGGGCCGGCAGGCACCTCCGTGAGCCCCGGAATTGGGGGATCCCCCCCAGTTGGGCAGGGGTTGAGGGGTATGGGGGTTCAGCCCCTTGCTGCTCGAGGCCCAGGTCTGAATGCACCATGACCATACACAGCACGACTCCTGGAGGAGCTGATGGCCCCTCAAAGGGTGCCACATTGCAGATCCCAACTCCCAGCAAATATTTCTCCAGTTTAGAATCTGGGGAGATAGAgcacagctgggggggggggggcactgatGTTGATCATGGGtgacccagagcactgccaggagtgatccctgagcccagtgtTCCAAATATTAAAAACGAATTATCCAATTTAGTGACGAAGAGAGATGGGTCCCCTTTGCATAAAGTGGAGCCCAGTGGTCCCATGAGCAGTGCCCGAGGGGACGCCTGAGCATCTctatctctgggtgtgacccacaaataaaattttaatctgcTTCCAATTGTCAATAGACTGAGAAGCAAGCCAACAGAGTCAGTCTTTTCATCCATGGGCTAAATATATCTGAATGGATAGACCCCAAGATTGCTGCTTTGGCAGCGACCAAGAGGGGGAAAATGGGGTGCAAGGCttgagagttagtacagcagggagggctctggccttgcatgtggccaacccagatttgatccccagcattccatagggttctcccaagcactgccaggatacATGTAgggccaggaatcagccctgagcatggcaaaaccaagcaaaaaaaaaaaaaaaaaaaaagaattgtcggTCTCAAAGCATGGTCACCATTTCAGCTACAGTTCTTTTTTTGCTTCTTGGAgatcatacccaacagtgctcagggattactcctcagatggtgctcatgggttgatcctgatggtgcttggagggtAGGAGGGAACTGTATGGCACCAGGGATCATACCCAAGTCTCCTGCTTTGGTGCAAAGTCCATGCTCAATCCATTGAGCTCTCTCCACTCTCCCTGTTACTGCTTATTGTCTATGGTGCAGGCAGCCCTCGGGTTCTGTTGATCAGCGTTGCACCCCTTTCCCAGGCACAGACCCCCATCCCCATAAGTTTCACCCTCCATTTTCTCTCACCTCCGCCTCAGATGACTCGAACCTCCTGCAATGGGACTCCAGAAAACAGGAGAATGAGACATCCTACAAGAGACAGTTCTTGGCCCTGGCTAACCCACCAGCCTTGACATGTCCAAAGGTAAGTCAAGTCAGAGCTGGTATGGCCAGGGAGAGGGCAGTGACCAAAAGTTGGGTGGCTTTGCCATTCCCACCCCTGTCTGCATATAGGCCACCTCCAGCATTGAAATAAGAGATACCAAGGCAAACCCAAAACCCATGACCTCTGAGATAAAAGACTTCTTCAAACTTCAGGATTTGCCACCCGACAGGTACAGAAGGAAGGGCCTTCCACCAAAGGGGCATGGCCTTTTATCGAAAAGGCATGATCTTCCATGAAAGGGGGCGCGATCTTTCACTAAAGGGACAGGGTGTTGGTGAAGAGATGTGGTCTTCCATGAAGGGGGGAGTGCTCTTTCTTAAAGGGGTGTGGCATTTCACCAAAGAGGGTGGCTTCCCATGAAAACTGTGTGACCTTCCACCAAAGGGCCACGGCCATTCAACAAGAATGGCCAacagaggccgaagagatagcacagtggtacagcatttgtctcgcatgtggccgacccaggagggatccggttcgattccctgcatcccatatggtcccccagcctgccaggggctatttctgagtgcaaagccagtaagaaccctgagttctgctggatgtggcacaGAAACCAATTagtcaatgaatcaatcaataaataaggtttaaaaaaagagagatagctggagagataccatggaggtaaggtgtttgccttgcatgcagaaggggctggttcgaatcctggcatcccatatgatcccttgagcctgccaggagtgatctctgaacgtagagacaggagtaacccctgagcgctattgggtgttaactcaaaaacaaaaacaaaaaagagtggtcAACGATTCTGGGCTACATTCAGAGCCAGTGgtttcaatgttttgttttgttttgttttgttttgttttgctttgttttgttttggtttggtttggtttggtttgggagccacaaccgccagtgctcagggacaactcctggctctacattcagaaactactcctggcaggctcagaggaccacatggaatggcagagatcaaattgaggtcaactgtgtgcaaagcaaacaccctacctgctgtgccatcactccagcacctAAATCCAAAATTTTTCCCCAAAGCTCAGCAGTGAGTCAGtacagggagggcgcttgcctgctatgaggccaaaccaggttcagtctctggcattctATAGTATAGGATCCTccaaaccttgccaggagtgatccttgaactcagCACctcagagtaaactctgagcaccgctagatgtggtcccaaaacctgaATCAAAAGCCTCAGTCCAGAAAGATGACTAGAGGCTACGAATAGGCTTTGCATTGGGAGGCTAGATTGGAAATCAGCACCATGTGGAGTCATCTCTGAACACTACAGGGTACTcatcacacacacatgtacaaaaTTCCAGAGttgttaattaaaacaaaaattatatagagaTCCACGTGTTGAGTGAGTTCTCCCCCAGCACAGCGCCTCTAGCCCCTTCGGCCAGCAGGAGTGAAGATTCAGAGTAACAAGGGAGAAATAATTCATAAGCTATtcgttaaagtttcatcagagtcatcttgcttttattccatggctccTGTccaccatatgcttttcctcacacgCTCTTTCTCTGCTAAGCGTTTTTTCCTGCCCCCCCCTTTTCTGCTTTTTCTCGCCTCCCCTAGC
Protein-coding sequences here:
- the TEX45 gene encoding testis-expressed protein 45 — encoded protein: MACGALLPRAQSGQEFLRASHFTLGPEVRLHADSRQATSHRHFPPHAAHPEPLLRPAPPRPPFLPASPGAWARAPPVSESHCAFPSPPLQPQVARRALVQARTRAMQSSRVSAPGETDARTGRTGTSVAHACYRWLPGSPHARELILGARVIFDRDSVLKGDLSKPWRLPCTTNQEFFQPHHSCPQSRRAGRHLHDSNLLQWDSRKQENETSYKRQFLALANPPALTCPKATSSIEIRDTKANPKPMTSEIKDFFKLQDLPPDRYNKDQASTHIYSVHIHPGDCLFRDKTTRAHYFYAHEPEPFFLHHDNTPQSHIMEGDRRSGSFSTSTSLCHGQPITTAPMPGTRHQPHEALRGHVILGDPMLLKEFFHTSMSTDYRSPEMPRLPIMPTLHLLHSSLPMGTGEQDFLTLKQKMMKPHRLCPASLTDQQLQRCKYNHIEPPLGRQRFLSTIYKDEYTCKYSGPVVLTQGSRQESHLPLGTMYQSCCMAKKSDLQACQTPTYPCPSSQ